In the Topomyia yanbarensis strain Yona2022 chromosome 3, ASM3024719v1, whole genome shotgun sequence genome, one interval contains:
- the LOC131690137 gene encoding glutactin-like: MTTICGRILRGEILRKGTFSNRVAARAFVSTDSSENPIVELPGLGKLKGSITEGAWTGTKILQFLNIRYAEPADGVRRFKPPIPVQPWYETLDVSMPKLGSPMYNDMKLYTPEQLAQNQEDCINVSVYTKDVNGKKPVIVYIHGGNFFSGAASHFPPNYIMEKDVVLVVPQYRLGPLGFLSTRSENIPGNASIHDVKLAFEWVQQYISQFGGDPNQVTAMAQSSGGSMVSAMLYSPAIDTEKLFHKLILQSGSCFTSWSYDHTPVENSRVIAELAGCNPKANQEEVEQFLMEVDVYRLTKAFSKQYRMHLVNKGIDKIGGCRIVSRCPHGLFPTLPYQAMRKGMVRKNLPMLLGTMKHDGTFGMIDIFLSLAQKKLLDSKSVKLHLLIDEMNRLMGIDDPTCVTRSLQTALFYGQEVLAKNDLKKLIPGLSDVVATCLMKGPILKQAQLNATYQPDSTFLYSFDYAGKYTRFGFGLDTSQFPFGGGVHHCDDLIYLFPYPPESSNLNEADTQIAKRTVDLWTSFATDGIPRAEGVPEWPSMKRVCGPYMKIDKNCTIGENYLNEFTATLRDPSGIARTAKLLNKEGPSPAQVERRRVAVEQ; this comes from the exons ATGACTACGATCTGTGGTAGGATTCTGAGAGGAGAAATCCTTAGGAAAGGGACGTTTTCGAACCGCGTTGCTGCAAGGGCATTTGTGAGTACCGATAGTAGCGAAAACCCCATCGTTGAGTTACCTGGACTTGGAAAGCTTAAAGGATCGATTACCGAGGGAGCCTGGACCGGGACAAAAATCTTGCAGTTTTTGAACATTCGGTATGCAGAACCAGCGGATGGAGTACGCCGCTTCAAACCACCAATTCCAGTGCAGCCATGGTACGAGACGTTGGACGTTAGCATGCCCAAACTTGGATCGCCTATGTACAACGACATGAAGCTGTACACCCCAGAACAGTTGGCTCAAAACCAGGAAGATTGCATCAACGTTTCCGTATATACCAAAGACGTTAACGGAAAGAAACCGGTGATTGTCTACATCCACGGAGGTAATTTTTTCAGTGGTGCAGCTAGTCATTTCCCCCCGAACTACATCATGGAGAAGGACGTTGTGTTAGTCGTGCCGCAGTATCGTTTAGGTCCGTTGGGTTTTCTATCGACAAGATCGGAGAACATTCCCGGAAATGCCAGCATCCATGACGTGAAGCTAGCATTCGAATGGGTGCAACAGTATATTTCCCAGTTCGGTGGTGATCCAAACCAGGTAACAGCCATGGCTCAATCTTCCGGTGGCTCGATGGTATCTGCCATGCTCTACAGTCCAGCAATTGACACCGAGAAATTGTTCCATAAACTGATACTACAGTCAGGAAGCTGCTTTACTTCTTGGAGTTACGACCACACACCGGTGGAAAATTCTCGAGTAATTGCCGAATTGGCTGGCTGTAATCCGAAAGCCAACCAGGAAGAGGTCGAACAGTTTTTGATGGAAGTTGACGTGTACCGATTAACCAAGGCATTTTCGAAGCAATAT CGCATGCATTTGGTCAACAAAGGAATTGACAAAATTGGGGGCTGTCGAATCGTGTCCCGTTGTCCACATGGCCTGTTCCCGACATTACCGTACCAGGCCATGCGAAAAGGAATGGTCCGAAAAAATCTTCCGATGCTCCTTGGCACTATGAAGCATGATGGAACATTCGGCATGATAGACATATTTCTATCTTTGGCACAGAAAAAACTTCTTGATTCAAAATCAGTGAAGTTACACTTGCTAATTGATGAGATGAATCGACTCATGGGTATAGACGATCCCACTTGTGTAACTCGATCACTACAAACGGCTTTGTTCTACGGCCAGGAAGTGTTAGCAAAGAATGATCTCAAGAAATTGATACCAGGACTGTCGGAC GTGGTAGCCACGTGTCTGATGAAGGGACCCATTCTAAAACAGGCACAACTGAACGCAACCTATCAACCGGATAGCACATTTTTGTACAGCTTCGACTACGCCGGAAAATACACCAGATTTGGCTTCGGTCTAGACACCTCCCAGTTTCCGTTTGGAGGAGGAGTGCATCATTGTGATGATTTGATATACTTGTTCCCGTACCCACCCGAATCATCCAACCTCAATGAAGCAGACACGCAGATCGCCAAAAGAACGGTTGACCTGTGGACTTCTTTCGCAACCGATGGCATTCCCCGAGCAGAAGGAGTTCCCGAGTGGCCCAGTATGAAAC GTGTTTGCGGGCCTTACATGaaaatcgacaaaaactgtACAATTGGTGAGAATTACCTGAATGAGTTTACGGCTACCTTACGAGATCCATCCGGCATAGCGCGAACAGCGAAACTTCTAAATAAAGAAGGTCCGTCTCCGGCACAGGTCGAACGGAGACGGGTGGCCGTCGAGCAGTGA